The Zootoca vivipara chromosome 4, rZooViv1.1, whole genome shotgun sequence genome has a segment encoding these proteins:
- the RWDD2B gene encoding RWD domain-containing protein 2B gives MSDLEEAELQLSELDLLSSMFPNEDEFKVTDQLALAELKDHIDRCTLEVPSSKIQFTLNLELDTADGNKIPLSLFCAFPLKYPAVLPEITIRSPSISRSQQVQLNTDLITYLKTHCAGEVCILSAREWIKEHGTAYISRDPSSSSMMKSSIQKSDNVFTRLWIYSHHIYNKHKRKNIVDWAKELSLSGFSMPGKPGIICVEGQQSLCEEFWARIRRLSWQRILIRHREDICLEGTEAEMGKQNKFFAFEEKIFDAHGARGNHMDLGQLYHFLLDSGCGDIFQLYFGVEGQ, from the exons ATGAGCGACTTGGAAgaggctgaactacaactttctGAATTAGATTTGCTTTCTAGTATGTTCCCCAATGAAGATGAATTTAAAGTGACTGACCAACTGGCTTTAGCAGAACTGAAGGATCACATTGACAGATGCACCTTGGAAGTGCCATCATCAAAAATACAGTTTACATTGAATTTAGAATTAGACACTGCAGATGGAAATAAG ATTCCACTTTCTTTGTTTTGTGCTTTCCCATTAAAATACCCAGCTGTTCTTCCAGAAATTACTATCAG ATCTCCATCTATAAGCCGATCACAGCAGGTACAGCTGAACACAGATCTTATAACCTACTTGAAGACACACTGTGCTGGTGAAGTCTGCATATTAAGTGCAAGAGAATGGATTAAAGAACATGGCACTGCATACATCAGTAGAGATCCCTCATCTTCCAGCATGATGAAATCAAGTATTCAGAAGTCAGATAATGTTTTCACTAGACTATGGATTTACAGTCATCACATTTATAACAAGCACAAAAGAAAGAATATAGTTGATTGGGCTAAGGAACTCTCTCTGTCTGGATTTAGCATGCCTGGGAAACCAGGTATCATTTGTGTAGAGGGCCAGCAGAGCCTGTGTGAGGAGTTTTGGGCaag AATCAGAAGATTATCATGGCAGAGAATTTTAATACGTCACAGAGAAGACATTTGCTTAGAAGGAACTGAAGCtgaaatgggaaaacaaaataaattttttgcttttgaagaaaaaatatttGATGCACATGGTGCCAGAGGAAATCACATGGATTTGGGACAATTGTATCATTTTTTACTTGACAGTGGATGTGGTGATATTTTTCAACTGTACTTTGGAGTTGAAGGACAATAG